The proteins below are encoded in one region of Halarsenatibacter silvermanii:
- a CDS encoding nitronate monooxygenase, whose amino-acid sequence MEFPDLKIGDLNPGLPIIQGGMAIKISMSELAAAVANEGGIGIIAGTALSAEELKKEIERARELSDGIIGVNIMFAASEFSSLIKQAVDSGIDLIVSGAGFSRDMFSIGKEADIPVVPIVSSLRLAKISEKLGASAIVAEGENAGGHLGGEENSGKILKKIKDEVSIPVISAGNIVTPADVKNAFKRGADGVQMGTRFLVSKESDASEEFMELCENARSKDVVKIMSSVGLPGRAIRTKMAEKIIENKAPSPEECINCLKQCSQKFCVREALLAGRRGDLEEGLFFTGPGIEKVDEVLTVKEIFEKIKSY is encoded by the coding sequence ATCGAATTTCCAGACTTAAAGATCGGGGATCTCAATCCCGGCCTGCCCATAATCCAGGGTGGGATGGCTATTAAAATATCGATGTCTGAACTGGCAGCTGCAGTGGCGAATGAAGGAGGTATAGGAATCATCGCCGGAACTGCATTAAGTGCAGAAGAGTTGAAAAAAGAGATTGAAAGAGCTAGAGAACTGTCTGATGGAATAATCGGAGTAAATATAATGTTTGCTGCTTCTGAATTTTCTTCATTGATAAAGCAGGCTGTTGATTCCGGAATTGATCTTATAGTATCCGGAGCGGGTTTTTCAAGGGACATGTTTTCCATAGGAAAGGAAGCGGATATACCTGTGGTGCCCATAGTTTCATCTTTACGCCTGGCTAAGATTTCGGAAAAATTGGGTGCATCTGCTATAGTGGCCGAAGGAGAAAATGCTGGTGGTCACCTGGGAGGAGAAGAGAACAGCGGTAAAATACTTAAAAAGATCAAGGATGAAGTTTCGATACCTGTGATTTCAGCAGGCAATATTGTTACTCCTGCAGATGTGAAAAATGCTTTCAAACGGGGCGCGGATGGCGTACAGATGGGAACCAGATTTTTGGTCTCAAAAGAATCGGATGCCAGCGAGGAATTTATGGAGCTTTGTGAAAATGCCAGAAGCAAAGATGTAGTCAAAATAATGAGTTCGGTGGGGCTGCCGGGCAGGGCAATAAGGACGAAAATGGCAGAAAAAATAATCGAAAATAAGGCTCCCAGTCCGGAAGAGTGCATAAATTGCCTGAAACAGTGCAGTCAAAAATTTTGTGTGCGAGAGGCTTTACTGGCCGGTAGAAGAGGAGATCTTGAGGAAGGTTTATTTTTTACAGGACCAGGAATAGAAAAAGTAGACGAAGTTTTAACCGTCAAAGAGATTTTTGAGAAGATAAAATCATATTAA
- a CDS encoding DegV family protein produces MNTRLLVDSACDLPEDLIAKYDIEVLPFVINVDKESFLDGEEITTSEVFAAMEENREISTDQVKPGLIMESFKKQLEDGFNVLYLAFSGKLSGTYQTASMVAEEMMKEYPEMNIDVVDTKSGSVATGILAQKTAALLEKGRKRKHVLNKLQNWIDRIEHIFVLDDLEALRKGGRIGRAKSMVGNFLKVKPLLALKDGEIILESKVRGSARALQGMINFFQKKCDSVSGKSVGISHANDRSRAEKLKENLEEMGADIFCVEMINSVLGVHLGQGGVGLFFLGDDS; encoded by the coding sequence ATGAATACCAGACTCTTAGTGGATAGCGCCTGTGATTTGCCGGAAGATTTGATCGCTAAGTATGATATCGAAGTGCTGCCTTTCGTGATAAATGTGGATAAGGAATCTTTTCTGGATGGTGAAGAAATTACAACTTCTGAGGTTTTTGCAGCCATGGAAGAGAACAGGGAGATTTCCACAGACCAGGTCAAGCCTGGCCTAATCATGGAATCTTTCAAAAAACAGCTGGAAGATGGTTTTAATGTTCTTTATCTGGCTTTTTCGGGAAAACTTTCCGGCACCTACCAGACAGCGTCCATGGTGGCCGAAGAAATGATGAAAGAATATCCGGAAATGAACATAGATGTGGTGGATACCAAATCAGGTTCTGTAGCCACCGGAATTCTGGCCCAAAAAACAGCTGCTTTGCTGGAAAAGGGCAGGAAGCGAAAACATGTTCTCAACAAACTTCAGAACTGGATAGATAGGATCGAGCATATATTTGTTCTTGATGATTTAGAGGCTTTGAGGAAGGGCGGCAGAATCGGCAGAGCTAAATCTATGGTGGGCAATTTTCTCAAAGTTAAGCCACTTCTGGCGCTGAAAGACGGAGAAATAATTTTGGAGAGTAAGGTTCGGGGATCAGCCCGGGCTCTGCAGGGTATGATCAATTTTTTTCAGAAAAAATGCGATTCCGTTTCAGGGAAGTCTGTGGGAATATCTCATGCCAATGACAGGAGCAGAGCTGAAAAATTAAAAGAGAATCTAGAAGAGATGGGAGCCGATATATTCTGTGTGGAAATGATTAACAGCGTTCTGGGGGTTCATCTGGGCCAGGGAGGAGTCGGCTTATTTTTCCTGGGCGATGACAGTTGA
- a CDS encoding CPBP family intramembrane glutamic endopeptidase, whose protein sequence is MNFKFQDENNDSSEKAYPGWWEAIKLSLLLILFHLISGAALSSIWGVFASPPAPFWLYGLISAAVNIGIIRYALAKGNIDLRSCLGNRLRAAEPYLITTFMIFGFSIISSLIVNMLRIFSEAGLYGEIVRMIRAESPPVLLIIIVIFPAVLEEIFFRGIIFRGLKKNHGFVIGLLFSSFLFGFVHFNFLQGVSAFLMGLVLGWLYWSYNSLFVVIYAHLINNFLAVIFNVYFYIPGYSFSEQRMAQPPGFSVLGLILAGLGIYFVMSSKEKENEVNS, encoded by the coding sequence ATGAATTTTAAATTTCAGGATGAAAACAATGATTCCAGTGAAAAAGCATATCCCGGCTGGTGGGAAGCAATAAAACTCAGTTTATTATTGATATTGTTTCACCTGATTTCGGGAGCAGCTCTCTCCAGTATCTGGGGGGTTTTTGCTTCCCCGCCGGCTCCATTCTGGCTTTATGGACTGATCAGTGCTGCTGTAAACATTGGAATTATAAGATATGCCCTGGCTAAAGGGAATATTGATTTGAGGAGTTGTCTGGGTAATAGATTGAGAGCTGCAGAACCCTATCTTATAACCACCTTTATGATTTTTGGTTTTTCTATTATTTCTTCCTTGATAGTCAATATGCTGAGAATTTTTTCCGAAGCGGGTTTATACGGGGAGATTGTCAGGATGATAAGGGCTGAAAGCCCTCCTGTTTTGCTGATAATAATTGTGATATTTCCGGCCGTTCTGGAGGAGATTTTTTTTCGAGGAATTATCTTTCGAGGGCTCAAGAAAAATCATGGATTTGTGATCGGGTTATTATTTTCTTCATTTTTATTCGGGTTTGTCCACTTTAATTTTCTGCAGGGAGTTTCTGCTTTCCTGATGGGACTGGTGCTGGGCTGGCTTTACTGGTCATACAATTCGCTTTTTGTGGTCATATATGCTCATCTGATCAACAACTTCCTGGCGGTAATATTCAATGTTTATTTTTATATACCCGGATACTCTTTTTCCGAACAGCGTATGGCTCAGCCTCCAGGCTTCAGCGTTTTGGGATTGATATTGGCCGGGCTCGGCATATATTTTGTTATGAGCAGTAAAGAGAAGGAAAATGAAGTTAATTCCTGA
- a CDS encoding secondary thiamine-phosphate synthase enzyme YjbQ yields the protein MKSVREYLWFNTDERMEFINITGQVEKIVEDSGIEEGLCLINAMHITASVFINDAEPGLHRDFQEWLEELAPHAPVSQYDHNTYEDNADAHLKRQIMGRETVVAITEGEIDFGPWEQIFYGEFDGQRDKKVLVKVIGE from the coding sequence ATTAAATCTGTACGTGAATATCTCTGGTTTAATACTGATGAGAGAATGGAATTCATCAACATCACGGGACAGGTAGAAAAAATAGTTGAGGATTCCGGAATCGAAGAAGGGCTGTGTCTCATAAATGCCATGCACATCACGGCCAGCGTGTTTATCAACGATGCTGAGCCCGGGCTGCACCGTGATTTCCAGGAATGGCTGGAAGAGCTGGCCCCGCACGCTCCTGTCTCCCAGTACGACCACAATACCTACGAAGATAATGCCGACGCTCATTTGAAAAGGCAGATCATGGGAAGAGAAACGGTGGTTGCCATAACTGAAGGCGAAATCGATTTTGGGCCCTGGGAGCAAATCTTTTACGGAGAATTCGATGGTCAGCGCGATAAAAAAGTTCTGGTCAAGGTGATCGGTGAATAA
- a CDS encoding DUF134 domain-containing protein, with amino-acid sequence MVRPRKDRKIENIPESKFYKPAGVPNHRLENVSLLLEEVEALRLKDKEGLNQEEAAERMEVSRPTFQRILAEARKKVTEALIEGKSLKFEGGNYKYQPRCGQCGRKLSEKAGEGPQQGRKICSDCL; translated from the coding sequence ATGGTTAGGCCAAGAAAAGATAGAAAAATAGAAAATATTCCCGAATCAAAATTTTATAAGCCAGCCGGTGTTCCCAATCACAGGCTGGAAAATGTATCGCTGCTGCTGGAAGAAGTTGAAGCCTTGAGATTAAAGGATAAAGAAGGACTTAACCAGGAAGAAGCTGCTGAAAGAATGGAAGTTTCCCGTCCGACTTTTCAAAGGATACTGGCTGAAGCCAGGAAGAAGGTGACTGAAGCGTTGATAGAAGGAAAATCACTGAAATTCGAAGGCGGGAACTATAAATATCAGCCCCGCTGTGGTCAATGCGGCAGAAAACTTTCGGAAAAAGCAGGAGAGGGGCCTCAGCAAGGACGTAAGATAT